In one window of Nitrospira sp. DNA:
- a CDS encoding prepilin-type N-terminal cleavage/methylation domain-containing protein, producing the protein MANNTDCRGQRGFTIIELMIAVAIVGALAGLAIPNYLGYLDKARLARCIAEVRYIERAIDSYEAANDVFPNTLAEAGAGDIADPWGNPYEYLNIAALSLPGNGGGNGNGGGNAGGNGNAGGNGGGGGNAGGNGGGGAGGAGSGGGNGNGGGNGGGNKTSYWFEPDSAYAAQGGGGNASKGKPRKDRFLHPINSDYDLYSMGKDGESVEPLTAKKSHDDVIRANDGSFVGLAVEF; encoded by the coding sequence ATGGCAAACAACACAGATTGCCGCGGGCAGCGTGGCTTTACGATCATTGAATTGATGATTGCCGTGGCGATTGTCGGGGCGTTGGCGGGTTTGGCGATCCCGAACTATCTGGGCTATCTCGACAAGGCCAGACTAGCCCGCTGCATTGCGGAAGTTCGCTACATCGAGCGAGCGATCGATTCGTATGAAGCCGCGAATGACGTATTCCCGAACACGTTAGCCGAAGCGGGGGCAGGCGACATCGCCGACCCTTGGGGAAATCCCTATGAGTATCTGAATATTGCGGCGTTAAGCCTGCCCGGGAACGGTGGCGGCAATGGTAACGGCGGTGGGAATGCGGGTGGGAACGGAAACGCAGGTGGCAATGGAGGTGGCGGAGGCAATGCAGGTGGGAATGGCGGTGGCGGTGCAGGAGGCGCCGGCAGTGGCGGGGGAAATGGGAACGGGGGCGGCAACGGCGGCGGGAATAAGACCTCCTATTGGTTTGAGCCAGACAGCGCCTATGCGGCCCAGGGAGGTGGCGGGAACGCCAGCAAGGGGAAGCCGCGCAAGGATCGCTTTCTCCATCCGATCAACTCCGACTACGACCTCTATAGTATGGGCAAAGACGGCGAGAGCGTAGAGCCGCTCACGGCTAAGAAAAGTCACGACGATGTAATCCGCGCCAATGACGGCAGCTTTGTCGGCTTGGCCGTCGAGTTCTAG
- a CDS encoding Do family serine endopeptidase yields the protein MSSRGSQTGLLALGIAGVLLGCWPEGSASASDLLAPRLSKVSTAGDLQAQVRATAAKVLPAVVSIASTVMVHDQAFSDEGLPFGMFKDVPPRRQYGQGSGVIVSSDGYIITNNHVVADAVDVEVILADRRQFKGRVVATDPKTDVAVVKISATGLPSAAWGDSSALAVGDFVLAIGNPLGLSRTVTFGIVSAVGRADVGVADVEDFIQTDAPINPGNSGGALVNTNGELVGINTAIASPTGGSVGVGFAIPSNMARTAMQSLIKTGRVVRGFLGASTQDVTPLLAKTFHLPDVKGSIITDLQAKGSAERAGLKRGDVVVRFDGRDVMDSGHLRNLMATAAIGSKHRIELLRDAKLMQTDLTVQEAPRERPKKTQTADAASSTAHPLSGVIVDEVTPALARQMDLPVNAGLVVTDIEDGSLAEVSGLQPGDLLLELNRQPIPNFNTFQRLAEPLRSTDLALLLVNRQGSLLYIPIQSE from the coding sequence ATGTCGTCACGTGGATCACAAACGGGCCTGTTGGCTCTGGGAATCGCGGGCGTCCTACTGGGCTGTTGGCCTGAGGGTTCAGCCTCGGCTTCTGATTTGCTTGCACCGCGTCTGTCAAAGGTCAGCACGGCGGGCGATTTGCAGGCCCAGGTGCGGGCCACTGCGGCCAAGGTGCTTCCCGCTGTCGTCAGCATCGCCTCGACGGTGATGGTGCACGATCAAGCCTTCAGCGATGAGGGGCTGCCTTTCGGCATGTTCAAAGACGTGCCGCCGCGTCGCCAATACGGGCAGGGCTCCGGGGTCATCGTCTCGTCGGATGGGTACATCATCACCAACAACCACGTCGTGGCCGATGCCGTGGATGTGGAAGTTATTCTCGCCGATCGACGGCAGTTCAAAGGGCGGGTGGTCGCGACCGATCCGAAAACCGATGTGGCGGTGGTGAAAATCAGCGCCACCGGCCTTCCTAGCGCGGCCTGGGGCGATTCCAGCGCGCTCGCCGTCGGCGATTTCGTCCTCGCGATCGGCAATCCCCTCGGTCTGAGCCGCACCGTCACCTTCGGCATCGTCAGCGCGGTCGGTCGCGCGGATGTGGGGGTGGCCGATGTGGAAGATTTCATTCAGACCGATGCGCCGATCAATCCCGGGAATTCTGGCGGGGCCCTGGTGAACACTAACGGAGAGTTGGTCGGGATCAACACGGCCATTGCGAGTCCGACGGGCGGCAGCGTCGGCGTCGGGTTTGCGATTCCCAGCAACATGGCGAGAACCGCCATGCAGAGTCTCATCAAGACGGGCCGGGTCGTTCGGGGATTTCTGGGGGCCTCCACGCAGGATGTCACACCGTTGCTCGCCAAGACGTTCCACCTGCCGGATGTGAAGGGTTCGATCATTACCGACCTGCAGGCCAAGGGCTCCGCCGAACGGGCGGGATTGAAGCGCGGCGATGTCGTGGTACGTTTCGACGGCCGCGACGTGATGGACAGCGGCCATCTGCGCAATCTGATGGCCACCGCGGCCATCGGCAGCAAACACCGGATCGAGCTGCTCCGCGATGCCAAGTTGATGCAGACGGACCTCACCGTGCAGGAAGCGCCGCGGGAGCGGCCCAAGAAAACGCAGACGGCAGATGCCGCTAGTTCCACCGCACATCCCCTGTCCGGTGTGATCGTGGATGAGGTGACGCCGGCCCTGGCGCGACAGATGGATTTGCCGGTCAACGCCGGTCTGGTCGTGACGGATATCGAAGACGGCAGCCTGGCCGAAGTCTCCGGGCTTCAGCCCGGCGATCTCCTGTTGGAACTCAATCGACAGCCCATCCCCAACTTCAATACCTTTCAGCGGCTCGCTGAACCGCTCCGGTCCACTGATCTCGCCCTGTTGCTCGTCAATCGTCAGGGCAGTCTGCTCTACATCCCCATCCAAAGCGAATAG
- a CDS encoding heavy metal translocating P-type ATPase, whose amino-acid sequence MATDPICGMTVEPATAAGRFDHEGRTYYFCSTRCLDRFRAAPDQYVKTASVATAAMPAAGRRSLPMMQTTPDQQTVAGGERDPVCGMTVQPATAAGSHAHAGQTYYFCCQGCLEKFRADPVRYLSSSPVASTTASRQFGGKSLPMLDAPAPGNALSGVIDPVCGMTVDPATAAGSFDYQGTTYSFCCQGCLTKFRADPQRYLAPASAQSTAPAVPPPPGTKYVCPMCPEVLEEKPVPCPKCGMALEPDSIQPLPTKTEYVCPMHPEVVKAEQGACPICGMALEPRTVTVEEELNPELVDMARRFWVGLGPAAVVFVLAMSHMFPGHPMQHLVTDTQSAWVQFLLSTPVVLWAGWPFFQRGWASIVHRSPNMFTLIAIGTGTAYLYSVFATLFPALIPQSFHLESGAVPVYFEAAAVITVLVLLGQVLELRARSRTTGAIRALLGLAPKIARRVREDGREEDVSLDQVQVGYRLRVRPGERVPVDGVILEGATAIDESMITGESLPVEKTTGDRVTGGTINGSGGLVMRADRVGADTLLAHIVQMVAEAQRSRAPIQRTADVVAGYFVPIVVGVAIVTGLVWALIGPEPRLAHALLNAVAVLIIACPCALGLATPMSIMVGTGRGAAAGVLFKKAEALETIEKVDTLVFDKTGTLTEGKPKLRVVSAIAPWSETDLLRLAASVERGSEHPVAGAIVSGAESRGIALEAASGFTSTTGKGVMATVGTRRVAVGTLDLLRGLRMDDEASLAALEANAELMRQTGQTVMFVAVDGRTAGLLGVADPIKSSTSEALRLLRQEGIRLVMVTGDHAVTAQAVAKELGLDEVRAGVKPDEKSKIVQKLQQQGHVVAMAGDGVNDAPALAQADVGIAMGTGTDVAMENAGVTLVKGDLRGIVRARRLSKATMRNIRQNLFFAFVYNMIGVPVAAGLLYPFFGLLLSPMLASAAMTFSSLSVISNALRLRHADL is encoded by the coding sequence ATGGCGACTGATCCGATCTGCGGCATGACGGTGGAACCGGCGACGGCGGCGGGCCGGTTCGACCATGAGGGCCGGACCTACTATTTTTGCAGTACCCGTTGCCTCGATCGGTTTCGTGCTGCGCCGGATCAGTATGTGAAGACCGCGTCCGTTGCGACCGCCGCTATGCCTGCTGCCGGTCGGCGTTCGCTGCCGATGATGCAGACGACGCCTGACCAACAGACGGTTGCGGGCGGTGAGCGGGACCCCGTTTGCGGGATGACCGTTCAGCCTGCGACCGCCGCCGGGTCGCATGCGCATGCGGGCCAGACGTATTATTTTTGTTGTCAGGGGTGTCTCGAAAAGTTCCGGGCCGATCCGGTCCGGTACTTGTCGTCGTCGCCCGTCGCATCGACAACAGCGTCACGGCAGTTCGGGGGCAAGTCGCTCCCGATGCTGGACGCCCCGGCGCCGGGCAACGCGCTCTCAGGCGTCATCGATCCGGTCTGTGGCATGACGGTGGATCCGGCGACGGCGGCCGGGTCGTTCGACTATCAGGGCACGACCTACTCCTTCTGTTGCCAGGGCTGCCTCACCAAGTTTCGCGCCGATCCGCAACGGTATCTCGCCCCTGCCTCTGCTCAGTCCACTGCGCCTGCTGTCCCGCCCCCTCCCGGGACGAAATATGTCTGTCCCATGTGTCCTGAGGTGTTGGAGGAAAAGCCGGTGCCCTGTCCGAAATGCGGGATGGCACTGGAGCCGGATTCGATTCAGCCGCTGCCGACCAAAACGGAATATGTCTGCCCGATGCATCCCGAGGTGGTGAAGGCGGAGCAGGGAGCCTGTCCGATCTGTGGGATGGCGCTGGAACCACGAACCGTCACGGTCGAAGAAGAGCTGAATCCTGAGTTGGTGGACATGGCCCGTCGGTTCTGGGTGGGTCTGGGTCCGGCGGCGGTGGTCTTTGTGCTAGCCATGTCGCACATGTTTCCCGGGCATCCGATGCAGCATCTCGTGACCGATACGCAATCGGCCTGGGTGCAGTTCCTGCTCAGCACGCCGGTGGTGCTCTGGGCCGGATGGCCGTTCTTTCAGCGCGGCTGGGCGTCGATCGTCCATCGCAGCCCGAACATGTTCACGCTGATTGCAATCGGGACCGGCACGGCCTACCTCTACAGTGTGTTTGCCACATTGTTCCCCGCGCTGATTCCGCAATCGTTCCATCTGGAAAGCGGGGCGGTGCCGGTGTACTTCGAAGCGGCGGCGGTCATCACCGTGTTGGTCCTGCTGGGGCAGGTATTGGAATTGCGGGCCAGGAGCCGAACCACCGGCGCGATCCGGGCTCTCCTGGGACTGGCGCCCAAGATCGCGCGGCGCGTGCGAGAGGACGGCCGTGAAGAAGATGTGTCGCTCGACCAGGTGCAAGTGGGATATCGCTTGCGTGTGCGACCGGGAGAACGGGTGCCGGTCGATGGAGTCATTTTGGAAGGCGCGACGGCGATCGATGAGTCGATGATTACCGGCGAATCGTTGCCGGTTGAGAAAACCACCGGGGATCGGGTGACGGGCGGCACGATCAACGGTTCCGGCGGTCTGGTGATGCGGGCGGATCGCGTAGGGGCGGATACGCTGTTGGCGCATATCGTGCAGATGGTGGCGGAAGCGCAACGCAGCCGGGCTCCGATTCAACGGACCGCCGATGTCGTGGCCGGGTATTTTGTTCCGATTGTGGTCGGCGTGGCGATCGTGACTGGCCTGGTGTGGGCGTTGATCGGGCCGGAACCGCGCCTGGCCCATGCCCTGTTGAACGCCGTCGCCGTGCTGATCATTGCCTGCCCCTGCGCCCTGGGTCTGGCGACACCCATGTCGATCATGGTCGGGACCGGTCGCGGTGCGGCGGCAGGTGTCCTGTTCAAGAAAGCGGAAGCGCTGGAGACCATCGAAAAAGTCGATACGCTGGTCTTCGACAAGACCGGCACCCTCACCGAAGGTAAGCCCAAATTGCGTGTCGTGAGCGCCATCGCTCCCTGGTCAGAAACGGACCTGTTGCGACTGGCGGCGTCTGTCGAGCGGGGGAGTGAGCATCCGGTAGCCGGCGCGATTGTGAGCGGAGCTGAGTCGCGGGGCATCGCGTTGGAGGCGGCGTCGGGGTTCACGTCAACAACCGGAAAAGGCGTCATGGCGACGGTCGGGACCAGGCGGGTGGCGGTCGGAACGCTCGATTTGTTGCGAGGCCTCCGCATGGACGACGAAGCCTCCCTGGCTGCGTTGGAAGCGAATGCTGAATTGATGCGGCAGACCGGGCAAACCGTGATGTTTGTCGCCGTCGATGGCCGGACGGCCGGGTTGCTCGGGGTGGCCGACCCGATCAAGAGTTCGACCTCCGAGGCGTTACGTCTCTTGCGGCAGGAAGGCATTCGCCTGGTGATGGTGACCGGCGATCATGCCGTGACGGCGCAGGCGGTGGCGAAGGAGTTGGGTTTGGATGAGGTCCGGGCCGGCGTGAAGCCGGATGAAAAGAGCAAGATCGTCCAGAAACTTCAGCAACAGGGTCATGTGGTGGCGATGGCGGGGGATGGCGTGAACGATGCTCCGGCACTGGCGCAGGCGGATGTCGGCATTGCCATGGGAACCGGAACCGATGTGGCGATGGAGAATGCCGGGGTGACGCTGGTGAAGGGCGATTTGCGCGGGATTGTCCGGGCACGCCGCTTGAGCAAGGCCACTATGCGCAACATCCGCCAGAATCTCTTCTTCGCCTTTGTGTACAATATGATCGGGGTTCCGGTCGCCGCCGGGCTGTTGTATCCGTTTTTCGGTCTTCTCCTCAGTCCGATGTTGGCCAGCGCGGCGATGACGTTCAGTTCCCTCTCGGTGATTTCGAACGCGTTACGCCTCCGGCATGCCGATTTATGA
- a CDS encoding thioredoxin domain-containing protein — translation MAKRRGWRVSLLMGLMAVAALGFVGIAQAGKAELKGNFQVLSDEKSTHKPGKVQLTEFADFYCPHCHRFDGEGLAILEKEFGNKLEAVMVGYPVIPGKLPTAFDMYEQAKTMGKGAEMKRALFRTIHKDKIGIIDKAIREVLIREVGLDPVAFEEGLASAKPAKAFEDGRKWGDRIKIQQTPTVLLDGNIKVEQIDPENLKLIIHSILDGDGTRK, via the coding sequence ATGGCGAAGCGTCGTGGATGGCGGGTCAGTCTGTTGATGGGCCTGATGGCGGTGGCGGCTCTCGGGTTCGTGGGCATCGCGCAGGCGGGCAAGGCGGAACTCAAAGGGAACTTCCAGGTGCTGAGCGACGAGAAGTCGACACACAAGCCGGGGAAAGTGCAACTGACTGAATTCGCAGATTTCTACTGCCCGCATTGCCACCGGTTCGACGGCGAGGGGCTGGCGATTCTGGAGAAGGAATTCGGCAATAAGCTGGAAGCGGTCATGGTGGGGTATCCCGTGATTCCCGGCAAGTTGCCGACCGCCTTCGATATGTATGAACAGGCTAAGACGATGGGGAAGGGCGCTGAGATGAAGCGGGCGTTGTTCCGGACCATCCATAAGGACAAGATCGGCATCATCGACAAGGCGATCCGTGAAGTGTTGATTCGTGAAGTCGGGCTCGACCCGGTGGCGTTCGAAGAGGGATTAGCCAGCGCCAAGCCGGCGAAGGCTTTTGAAGATGGCAGGAAATGGGGTGATCGCATCAAGATTCAACAGACGCCCACCGTCCTGCTCGACGGCAACATCAAGGTTGAGCAAATCGATCCGGAGAATTTGAAGCTGATCATTCACAGCATTCTGGACGGAGACGGCACGAGAAAATGA
- a CDS encoding Slp family lipoprotein, with the protein MRVKLLQGIGILWFAAILTACATSGDMHESADGGPHVPPFSQIKAAPDSFKGQTLVLGGQVLAARRMKDGTRIEVLQLPLNDSQQPTLDLMKSQGRFVAVQRDFLDPATIPQGTFLTITGELTGSITLPLDETDYTYPVIDIKSFRTWIPSQDSNLSRVRPYPYYSPFWHPYWGPYGRFPYYW; encoded by the coding sequence ATGCGAGTAAAACTTCTACAGGGGATCGGCATTTTGTGGTTCGCCGCGATCCTGACGGCCTGCGCCACCTCCGGCGACATGCACGAGTCAGCCGACGGCGGCCCGCACGTTCCGCCGTTTTCTCAAATCAAAGCCGCACCGGACTCCTTCAAAGGACAGACCCTGGTGCTCGGCGGGCAGGTGCTCGCCGCGCGACGCATGAAAGACGGCACGCGGATCGAAGTGCTGCAGTTACCACTCAACGACTCGCAACAACCGACCCTCGATTTGATGAAATCCCAGGGGCGCTTTGTCGCGGTCCAACGGGACTTTCTGGATCCGGCCACCATTCCCCAGGGCACGTTCCTGACCATTACCGGTGAGCTCACCGGCTCCATCACCTTGCCGCTCGACGAGACCGACTATACGTATCCCGTGATCGACATCAAATCGTTCCGCACCTGGATTCCATCGCAAGACTCGAATCTGTCCCGTGTCCGCCCCTATCCGTACTACAGTCCGTTCTGGCATCCCTACTGGGGACCCTACGGGCGCTTTCCCTATTATTGGTAA
- a CDS encoding tetratricopeptide repeat protein, whose translation MADCTKKAPYWLRMALVAGMALCGVDGSRAAGPDAWQQLFADGVKAREAAHYAEAEQLLQRALREAEQVGPDDPRVATAANNLGLLYHDQGRLQEAQSLYTRALAIWEQHVGPEHEDVAAALNNLAEIAHAEGDWARAEPLYERVLAIERKVLGAAHPDVAISLNNLAELYRKQGRETAAESMYHLALILMEEAHGTDHPDLGPVLNNLAVLYKGRGLYAWAEPFYLRALKMRRLRFGDEHPAVAMSLNNAACLYQAEGLYASAQRYFDEALAIAERTSGPQASLTGTIVGNMAFLADEQGLWTEAQLLYQRALVIQQAQLGVHHPTVGLLVERYAHVLDTLGQPVEAGLFAARAASIRARIQPGVVRQGAAMRQGPAVGELTR comes from the coding sequence ATGGCTGATTGCACGAAGAAAGCCCCGTACTGGTTACGCATGGCATTGGTGGCCGGTATGGCCTTGTGCGGCGTCGATGGGAGCCGGGCCGCCGGCCCCGATGCCTGGCAGCAGTTGTTCGCCGACGGTGTGAAGGCCAGGGAAGCGGCGCACTATGCCGAGGCTGAGCAACTCTTGCAGCGCGCCCTCCGCGAGGCTGAGCAGGTCGGTCCCGACGACCCTCGCGTCGCCACGGCAGCCAACAATCTCGGATTGCTGTATCACGACCAGGGCCGTCTCCAGGAGGCACAATCGCTGTACACCCGTGCGCTCGCCATCTGGGAACAACACGTGGGACCGGAACATGAGGATGTCGCGGCGGCCTTGAATAACCTGGCGGAAATCGCCCATGCCGAAGGCGATTGGGCTCGCGCGGAGCCCCTGTATGAACGGGTGCTGGCGATCGAGCGCAAGGTCCTGGGCGCGGCGCACCCCGATGTGGCGATCAGTCTGAACAACCTGGCCGAGCTGTACCGCAAGCAGGGACGGGAGACAGCGGCCGAATCGATGTATCACCTGGCCCTGATTCTCATGGAAGAAGCCCATGGCACGGATCACCCCGATCTGGGCCCCGTGCTGAACAACCTTGCCGTTCTGTATAAGGGGCGCGGGCTCTATGCCTGGGCGGAACCGTTCTACCTGCGTGCGCTGAAGATGCGCCGCCTGCGATTCGGCGATGAACATCCGGCGGTGGCGATGAGTTTGAATAACGCCGCCTGCCTCTACCAGGCTGAAGGACTCTACGCGTCGGCGCAACGATATTTCGATGAGGCACTGGCCATTGCGGAACGGACATCCGGACCCCAGGCCTCCTTGACCGGCACAATTGTCGGCAATATGGCGTTTCTCGCCGATGAGCAGGGACTGTGGACGGAGGCGCAGTTGTTGTATCAGCGCGCGCTCGTCATTCAACAGGCGCAACTGGGTGTGCATCATCCCACCGTCGGGCTGTTGGTGGAGCGGTATGCGCACGTGCTCGATACTCTCGGGCAGCCGGTTGAAGCCGGATTATTCGCTGCGCGGGCCGCATCGATCCGGGCGCGGATTCAGCCGGGAGTCGTGCGGCAGGGTGCGGCCATGCGCCAGGGGCCTGCGGTCGGAGAACTCACGCGATAA
- a CDS encoding cytochrome P460 family protein gives MMVREILSLIVVMGVAWNGGIVTTVAEAGAAPKDGDIALPADYKSWPKFLSEVQREDAKQVRELFVSPAGARACPTAAFPQGTQLVMELYKAKAEGEALAKGADGKLVKSDLLKVFVMEKNEGWGQDVPDNLRNGAWVFGAYGPDGKALAEDFTKCRACHAPLAQKDFVHRYDEFCAQGHKAH, from the coding sequence ATGATGGTCAGAGAGATACTAAGCCTCATTGTGGTGATGGGGGTAGCGTGGAACGGCGGGATCGTGACGACGGTTGCTGAAGCGGGGGCGGCCCCCAAGGACGGCGACATCGCGCTCCCGGCCGACTATAAAAGCTGGCCGAAGTTTTTGAGCGAGGTACAGCGTGAAGATGCCAAGCAGGTACGGGAATTGTTCGTCAGCCCCGCCGGCGCCAGGGCCTGTCCGACCGCGGCGTTTCCTCAGGGCACCCAACTGGTCATGGAGTTGTACAAGGCCAAAGCGGAAGGCGAGGCCTTGGCCAAGGGGGCGGACGGAAAGCTGGTGAAAAGCGACCTGCTGAAGGTGTTCGTCATGGAGAAGAACGAGGGGTGGGGACAGGACGTCCCGGACAATTTGAGAAACGGGGCCTGGGTGTTCGGAGCCTATGGGCCTGACGGCAAGGCGCTGGCCGAAGATTTTACAAAATGCCGGGCTTGCCATGCTCCGCTCGCACAGAAAGATTTCGTGCACCGGTATGACGAGTTTTGCGCGCAGGGCCATAAGGCGCACTAG
- a CDS encoding helix-turn-helix domain-containing protein yields the protein MEQPLLRVKEAAQLLQVSKWTIYRWIDEGRLNATKIGGGSLRIFRVSVTALVEGNRTDPRPLEPTPHLKAVPLGGRRAMKR from the coding sequence GTGGAACAGCCGCTGTTGCGTGTGAAAGAGGCCGCGCAATTGCTCCAAGTCAGTAAGTGGACGATCTACCGGTGGATCGATGAAGGACGGCTCAATGCCACGAAGATCGGTGGAGGCAGCCTCCGCATTTTTCGTGTCTCCGTGACGGCGCTGGTGGAAGGCAATCGAACGGATCCGCGTCCACTTGAACCGACGCCGCACCTGAAGGCGGTGCCGCTCGGTGGGCGCAGGGCGATGAAACGATAG
- a CDS encoding ABC transporter permease has protein sequence MRWGLYSLRNLWARRVTTALTVVGLGLVVFVLLAVLMLAHGLERTLGKTGDPENVIILRKGALSEIGSSLSREEIRAVAAQPEVRLTADRRPLAVAEVGLQLTLRKGQGGSLTSVTLRGTAPEALAVRPAIRLIQGRLWRPGTTEIVVGASIARQFPDARVDRVLHFGNRAWTVVGVFEAGGSGFDSEVWGDAEQFLATFHRTTFSSLTLRLVQPAMLPAFKDRIERDPRFKFSVKREPEYYEGKAEGLARMIRVTGLFLTVVFSVGAVLGATMTMSASVAQRTTEIGTLRTIGFTRMDILQAFLLESMALGTIAGLLGVVAAVGLQSMTISTMNFDTGTELVFGFHLSGEMIAIALVFAMLMSIVGGLVPATRASRLEIVQALGERTL, from the coding sequence GTGCGGTGGGGTCTGTACAGCCTCAGAAATCTGTGGGCTCGCCGTGTGACGACGGCGTTGACCGTCGTTGGTTTGGGGCTGGTGGTGTTCGTGTTGTTGGCCGTGTTGATGTTGGCCCATGGATTGGAGCGGACACTGGGGAAGACGGGCGATCCGGAGAACGTGATCATTCTGCGCAAAGGCGCACTCTCGGAAATCGGCAGCAGCCTGTCCCGCGAGGAAATACGCGCGGTGGCAGCTCAGCCGGAGGTTCGACTGACGGCGGATCGCCGGCCGCTGGCGGTCGCTGAGGTCGGACTGCAATTGACGCTGCGGAAGGGGCAGGGCGGCAGTCTGACCAGCGTGACCTTGCGGGGCACGGCACCCGAGGCGCTGGCGGTGCGGCCGGCGATCCGCCTGATTCAGGGGCGACTGTGGAGGCCGGGCACCACCGAGATCGTTGTGGGTGCCTCCATCGCCAGGCAGTTTCCGGACGCCCGCGTCGATCGGGTGTTGCACTTCGGGAATCGGGCCTGGACTGTGGTCGGGGTGTTCGAGGCCGGCGGCAGCGGATTCGACTCCGAGGTCTGGGGCGATGCGGAACAATTCCTGGCGACGTTCCATCGCACCACCTTTTCGTCTCTGACCCTCCGGTTGGTGCAGCCTGCGATGCTGCCTGCGTTCAAGGACCGGATCGAGCGGGATCCACGGTTTAAATTTTCGGTGAAACGCGAGCCGGAGTATTACGAAGGCAAGGCGGAAGGCCTCGCCAGAATGATTCGCGTCACGGGGCTGTTTCTAACCGTGGTTTTCAGTGTCGGCGCGGTGCTCGGAGCGACGATGACGATGTCGGCGTCGGTGGCGCAGCGGACGACCGAGATCGGCACGCTGCGGACCATCGGGTTCACGCGGATGGATATCCTGCAGGCGTTTCTGCTGGAATCGATGGCGCTGGGCACGATCGCGGGCTTGCTGGGAGTCGTCGCCGCGGTGGGGTTGCAGTCTATGACGATCTCCACCATGAACTTCGACACCGGCACCGAACTGGTCTTCGGCTTTCACCTCTCGGGCGAGATGATCGCGATCGCCCTCGTGTTTGCGATGCTCATGAGCATTGTCGGCGGCCTCGTTCCGGCCACCCGGGCCTCTCGCCTCGAAATTGTGCAGGCGCTGGGTGAGCGCACCCTCTGA